The following are from one region of the Vitis riparia cultivar Riparia Gloire de Montpellier isolate 1030 chromosome 14, EGFV_Vit.rip_1.0, whole genome shotgun sequence genome:
- the LOC117931204 gene encoding betaine aldehyde dehydrogenase 1, chloroplastic-like isoform X2: protein MMAVPIPSRQLFIDGEWREPLLKKRIPIINPATQEIIGDIPAATAEDVDIAVEAARRAFSKPDSWASTSGSFRAKFLRAIADKILERKIELAKLEVVDCGKPIDEAISDMVCVQKKYYAELAEALDAKQRIPISIPMESFKTHVLKEPIGVVALITPWNYPLLMAAWKVAPALAAGCTAILKPSELASVTCLELAEVCRDVALPPGVLNILTGLGPEAGAPLASHPHVDKIAFTGSTATGIKIMTTAAQTIKPISLELGGKSPILVFEDVDLDNAIEWTLYGCFPNNGQICSATSRLLVHENIAAKFVEKLIQWSKSIKISDPLEEGCRLGAIVSEGQYEKILNFISTAKSEGATILYGGVRPQHLKKGFFIEPTIITDVSTSMQIWREEVFGPVLCVKTFATEEEAIQLANDTHYGLGAAVVSKDLERCERLTKVLQAGVVWVNCSQPCFDQAPWGGIKHSGIGRELGEWGLENYLTVKQVTQYTSDKQWGWYSPP, encoded by the exons ATGATGGCAGTCCCAATCCCATCCCGTCAACTCTTCATCGACGGAGAGTGGAGAGAGCCACTCTTGAAAAAGAGAATTCCGATCATCAACCCTGCCACGCAAGAAATCATTG GTGACATCCCAGCAGCTACCGCTGAAGATGTGGATATTGCAGTTGAAGCTGCCCGCAGAGCTTTCTCTAAGCCTGATTCTTGGGCCTCTACTTCTGGTTCTTTTCGTGCCAAGTTCTTGCGGGCCATTGCCGATAAG ATATTGGAGAGGAAGATTGAACTGGCCAAATTAGAAGTTGTCGACTGTGGAAAGCCAATTGATGAAGCAATATCTGATATGGTATGTGTACAAAAAAAG TATTATGCAGAACTTGCAGAAGCTTTAGATGCAAAGCAAAGGATTCCTATCTCTATTCCTATGGAATCATTTAAGACTCATGTTCTTAAAGAGCCAATTGGAGTTGTTGCGCTGATCACTCCTTG GAACTACCCTCTTTTGATGGCTGCATGGAAAGTTGCTCCTGCTCTGGCTGCTGGCTGTACTGCTATACTGAAGCCATCTGAATTGGCATCTGT GACTTGTTTGGAGTTAGCTGAAGTTTGTAGAGATGTGGCTCTTCCTCCTGGCGTGCTAAACATTTTGACTGGATTAGGCCCAGAAGCCGGTGCTCCTCTGGCATCTCATCCTCATGTTGATAAG ATTGCATTTACTGGAAGCACTGCAACAGGAATCAAAATCATGACAACTGCAGCTCAAACGATCAAG CCTATTTCACTAGAGCTTGGTGGAAAGAGTCCAATTCTTGTGTTTGAGGATGTAGATCTTGATAACG CCATAGAATGGACTCTTTATGGTTGCTTTCCAAATAATGGTCAAATCTGCAGTGCAACTTCCCGGCTTCTTGTTCAT GAAAATATTGCAGCAAAATTCGTGGAAAAACTCATTCAATGGAGTAAAAGCATCAAAATTTCAGATCCACTGGAAGAAGGTTGCAGGCTTGGCGCTATTGTTAGTGAAGGACAG TATGAGAAGATACTGAATTTTATTTCAACCGCTAAGAGTGAAGGTGCTACCATTCTGTATGGAGGGGTCCGCCCTCAG CATTTGAAGAAAGGATTCTTTATTGAACCGACCATCATAACAGATGTTAGTACCTCCATGCAAATTTGGAGGGAGGAGGTTTTTGGACCTGTTTTATGTGTCAAAACATTTGCCACTGAAGAAGAAGCCATTCAACTAGCCAATGATACTCA TTACGGGTTGGGAGCTGCTGTGGTTTCCAAGGATCTAGAAAGGTGTGAGCGCTTGACCAAG GTTCTTCAGGCAGGGGTTGTATGGGTGAACTGCTCTCAACCCTGCTTTGATCAAGCTCCTTGGGGAGGCATTAAGCATAGCGGTATTGGGCGTGAATTAGGGGAATG GGGCCTTGAAAACTACTTGACTGTAAAGCAAGTCACACAGTACACCTCTGATAAGCAATGGGGTTGGTATTCTCCTCCATAA
- the LOC117931205 gene encoding uncharacterized protein LOC117931205: MEGETIKIMNQDLVRLDRFDGSNFTRWQDKVRFLLTALKIFYILDPTLAPLPEPKENDTPQVVAARKKREDDELICRGHILNALFDRLYDLYTNTNSAREIWEALENKYKAEEEGNKDAGRISPM; encoded by the exons ATGGAAGGAGAGACTATCAAGATTATGAACCAAGACCTTGTGAGGTTGGATCGTTTTGATGGTTCCAACTTCACTAGGTGGCAAGACAAGGTGAGATTCCTTCTCACAGCACTCAAGATTTTCTACATCCTTGATCCTACCTTGGCACCGTTACCGgaaccaaaggaaaatgacacacCTCAAGTGGTGGCGGCaaggaagaagagggaggatGATGAGCTCATATGTAGGGGTCATATTTTGAACGCCTTATTCGATAGGCTATATGATCTCTACACCAACACCAATTCCGCGAGGGAGATTTGGGAGGCTCTTGAAAACAAGTACAAAGCCGAGGAAGAAG GTAACAAGGATGCTGGAAGAATTTCACCTATGTGA
- the LOC117929987 gene encoding AAA-ATPase At3g28540-like, which yields MRRKSISIYPVRGQSDDRRYYTLTFHKRHWDLISGPYLNYVLREGKALKDRNRQKKLYTNKEGEWNWVAFEHPATFETLALEPEKKEEIMEDLIAFSGNEEYYRRIGRAWKRGYLLYGPPGTGKSTMIAAMANLLNYDIYDLELTGVENNTELKMLLMEISSKSIIVIEDIDCSLDLTGQRKKAATYEDSEEEKDEKEKKGGKEKGTKTSKVTLSGLLNFIDGLWSACGGERVIVFTTNHVEKLDQALIRKGRMDKHIELSYCTYEAFKVLARNYLNVESHHLFPKIRELLREVDMTPADVAEHLTTKTLMKDAGICLEGLISAIQRKTEARLKKKLSAKGAKSSRKNDRPRKGLSD from the exons ATGAGGAG GAAGTCAATTTCAATATACCCAGTTCGAGGACAGAGCGATGATAGGAGGTATTATACTCTCACTTTCCACAAGCGTCACTGGGATCTCATCTCTGGGCCTTACCTGAATTATGTGCTAAGAGAGGGTAAAGCGCTCAAAGACAGAAACAGGCAGAAGAAGCTTTATACCAATAAGGAGGGCGAGTGGAACTGGGTAGCGTTTGAGCACCCTGCAACGTTCGAGACACTGGCGCTGGAGCCCGAGAAGAAGGAGGAAATTATGGAGGATCTCATAGCATTCAGTGGGAATGAAGAGTATTATAGGAGAATTGGTAGAGCTTGGAAGCGCGGGTATCTCCTTTATGGCCCTCCAGGGACTGGTAAGTCCACCATGATTGCAGCCATGGCTAATCTCTTGAATTATGACATTTATGATCTGGAACTTACTGGGGTGGAGAACAACACTGAGTTGAAGATGCTGTTGATGGAGATATCAAGCAAGTCTATCATTGTGATTGAAGACATTGATTGTTCCCTCGATCTCACTGGTCAAAGGAAGAAAGCAGCAACATACGAGGATTCAGAGGAGGAGAAAgatgagaaagagaagaaaggaggaaaagaaaagggcacCAAAACCAGCAAGGTCACATTATCTGGGCTTCTGAATTTCATCGATGGGCTGTGGTCGGCTTGCGGGGGAGAAAGAGTCATAGTGTTCACAACTAATCATGTAGAGAAACTGGACCAAGCTTTGATTCGGAAAGGACGGATGGATAAGCATATAGAGCTATCCTACTGTACCTATGAAGCATTCAAAGTTCTGGCTAGGAATTACCTGAATGTGGAATCACATCATCTGTTCCCAAAGATTAGAGAGTTGTTGAGGGAAGTGGATATGACCCCAGCTGATGTTGCTGAGCATCTAACCACCAAAACTCTTATGAAAGATGCGGGAATCTGCTTGGAGGGCTTGATTTCAGCAATTCAGAGGAAAACAGAAGCAAGGCTGAAGAAGAAATTATCAGCCAAAGGAGCCAAATCATCGAGGAAAAATGATCGGCCAAGGAAGGGTTTGAGTGACTAG
- the LOC117929603 gene encoding mannose-1-phosphate guanyltransferase alpha-like, translated as MQSSEEKVVAVIMVGGPTKGTRFRPLSFNTLKPLFPLAGQPMVHHPISACKRIPNLAQIFLVGFYEERELALYVSSVSNELKVPIRYLKEDKPHGSAGGLYYFRDVIMEDAPSHIFLLNCDVCCTFPLPDMLVEHRRYGGMGTVLVIKVSAESANQFGELVADPITNELLHYIEKPETFVSDLINCGVYVFTPDIFTAIQGVSTHREDRASLRRVSSFEALQSATRTHPTDFVRLDQDILSPLAGKKQLYTYETTDFWEQIKTPGMSLKCSSLYLAQFRYTSPHLLASGDGTKSATIVGDVYIHPSAKVHPTAKIGPNVSISANVRIGAGVRLSDCIILDDVEIKENAVVMHAIVGWKSFIGKWSRVQAEGDYNAKLGIAIIGESVTVEDEVVVINSIVLPNKTLNDSVQEEIIL; from the exons ATGCAGAGTTCGGAGGAGAAGGTGGTCGCTGTGATCATGGTGGGTGGCCCCACCAAAG gGACTCGATTTAGGCCTCTTTCCTTCAATACTTTGAAGCCTCTGTTTCCGCTGGCTGGGCAGCCAATGGTTCACCATCCAATTTCCGCTTGTAAAAgg ATACCCAATTTGGCACAAATATTTCTAGTTGGGTTCTATGAGGAACGGGAATTGGCATTATATGTTTCTTCAGTCTCTAATGAGCTCAAAGTGCCAATCAG ATACCTGAAAGAGGACAAGCCCCATGGTTCTGCTGGTGGACTTTATTACTTCAGAGATGTAATCATGGAAGATGCCCCG TCACATATCTTTCTGCTGAACTGTGATGTTTGCTGCACTTTTCCACTTCCAGATATGCTAG TGGAACATAGAAGGTATGGTGGGATGGGAACAGTGTTAGTAATCAAG GTTTCTGCTGAATCAGCCAACCAGTTTGGCGAGTTGGTTGCTGATCCAATCACAAATGAATTGTTGCATTACATAGAGAAACCTGAAACTTTT GTAAGTGATTTAATAAACTGTGGTGTCTATGTCTTTACCCCAGATATTTTTACTGCCATCCAGGGTGTCTCCACTCACCGGGAAGACAGAG CTAGTCTACGTCGTGTGTCTAGCTTTGAAGCTCTCCAATCAGCAACAAG GACCCATCCTACAGATTTTGTTAGATTGGATCAAGATATCTTGTCACCTCTTGCTGGAAAGAAGCAATTGTATACATATGAGACCACGGACTTCTGGGAACAGATTAAGACTCCAGG GATGTCTTTGAAATGTTCTTCTTTATATCTTGCCCAATTTCGATACACCAGTCCCCATCTTCTGGCCAGCGGAGATGGTACTAAGAGTGCTACAATTGTTGGTGATGTTTATATTCATCCATCAGCAAAAGTGCACCCAACTGCAAAG ATTGGTCCCAATGTCTCTATTTCAGCAAACGTTCGTATAGGAGCAGGCGTAAGACTTTCAGATTGCATCATTTTAGATGATGTTGAAATCAAG GAAAATGCTGTCGTTATGCATGCTATTGTTGGATGGAAGTCATTTATTGGGAAATGGTCACGTGTCCAG GCTGAAGGCGACTACAATGCAAAGCTTGGAATTGCCATAATTG GAGAGTCTGTAACTGTCGAAGATGAAGTGGTTGTGATCAACAGCATTGTTCTCccaaacaaaaccctaaatGACAGCGTCCAAGAGGAGATCATTCTGTAG
- the LOC117931204 gene encoding betaine aldehyde dehydrogenase 1, chloroplastic-like isoform X1 has product MMAVPIPSRQLFIDGEWREPLLKKRIPIINPATQEIIGDIPAATAEDVDIAVEAARRAFSKPDSWASTSGSFRAKFLRAIADKILERKIELAKLEVVDCGKPIDEAISDMVSVAGCFKYYAELAEALDAKQRIPISIPMESFKTHVLKEPIGVVALITPWNYPLLMAAWKVAPALAAGCTAILKPSELASVTCLELAEVCRDVALPPGVLNILTGLGPEAGAPLASHPHVDKIAFTGSTATGIKIMTTAAQTIKPISLELGGKSPILVFEDVDLDNAIEWTLYGCFPNNGQICSATSRLLVHENIAAKFVEKLIQWSKSIKISDPLEEGCRLGAIVSEGQYEKILNFISTAKSEGATILYGGVRPQHLKKGFFIEPTIITDVSTSMQIWREEVFGPVLCVKTFATEEEAIQLANDTHYGLGAAVVSKDLERCERLTKVLQAGVVWVNCSQPCFDQAPWGGIKHSGIGRELGEWGLENYLTVKQVTQYTSDKQWGWYSPP; this is encoded by the exons ATGATGGCAGTCCCAATCCCATCCCGTCAACTCTTCATCGACGGAGAGTGGAGAGAGCCACTCTTGAAAAAGAGAATTCCGATCATCAACCCTGCCACGCAAGAAATCATTG GTGACATCCCAGCAGCTACCGCTGAAGATGTGGATATTGCAGTTGAAGCTGCCCGCAGAGCTTTCTCTAAGCCTGATTCTTGGGCCTCTACTTCTGGTTCTTTTCGTGCCAAGTTCTTGCGGGCCATTGCCGATAAG ATATTGGAGAGGAAGATTGAACTGGCCAAATTAGAAGTTGTCGACTGTGGAAAGCCAATTGATGAAGCAATATCTGATATG GTTTCTGTTGCTGGGTGTTTCAAGTATTATGCAGAACTTGCAGAAGCTTTAGATGCAAAGCAAAGGATTCCTATCTCTATTCCTATGGAATCATTTAAGACTCATGTTCTTAAAGAGCCAATTGGAGTTGTTGCGCTGATCACTCCTTG GAACTACCCTCTTTTGATGGCTGCATGGAAAGTTGCTCCTGCTCTGGCTGCTGGCTGTACTGCTATACTGAAGCCATCTGAATTGGCATCTGT GACTTGTTTGGAGTTAGCTGAAGTTTGTAGAGATGTGGCTCTTCCTCCTGGCGTGCTAAACATTTTGACTGGATTAGGCCCAGAAGCCGGTGCTCCTCTGGCATCTCATCCTCATGTTGATAAG ATTGCATTTACTGGAAGCACTGCAACAGGAATCAAAATCATGACAACTGCAGCTCAAACGATCAAG CCTATTTCACTAGAGCTTGGTGGAAAGAGTCCAATTCTTGTGTTTGAGGATGTAGATCTTGATAACG CCATAGAATGGACTCTTTATGGTTGCTTTCCAAATAATGGTCAAATCTGCAGTGCAACTTCCCGGCTTCTTGTTCAT GAAAATATTGCAGCAAAATTCGTGGAAAAACTCATTCAATGGAGTAAAAGCATCAAAATTTCAGATCCACTGGAAGAAGGTTGCAGGCTTGGCGCTATTGTTAGTGAAGGACAG TATGAGAAGATACTGAATTTTATTTCAACCGCTAAGAGTGAAGGTGCTACCATTCTGTATGGAGGGGTCCGCCCTCAG CATTTGAAGAAAGGATTCTTTATTGAACCGACCATCATAACAGATGTTAGTACCTCCATGCAAATTTGGAGGGAGGAGGTTTTTGGACCTGTTTTATGTGTCAAAACATTTGCCACTGAAGAAGAAGCCATTCAACTAGCCAATGATACTCA TTACGGGTTGGGAGCTGCTGTGGTTTCCAAGGATCTAGAAAGGTGTGAGCGCTTGACCAAG GTTCTTCAGGCAGGGGTTGTATGGGTGAACTGCTCTCAACCCTGCTTTGATCAAGCTCCTTGGGGAGGCATTAAGCATAGCGGTATTGGGCGTGAATTAGGGGAATG GGGCCTTGAAAACTACTTGACTGTAAAGCAAGTCACACAGTACACCTCTGATAAGCAATGGGGTTGGTATTCTCCTCCATAA
- the LOC117929983 gene encoding AAA-ATPase At3g28580-like → MSMRGLFANVGSTMAGLMFVYAMFRQYFPEHLRFSVWRRYQKLVKFFNPQISITFNQFVGKWATPSQAYCDIRTYLGQTSSAQASRLIGSLAHNKTLVLGMSDFEEVADEFQGVQVWWLLGKHAPNTNSISVYSGTNHEKRYYTLTFHKRHRALIIGPYLNYVLKEGRALNSRNRKKKLYTNEDNEWNQVVFQHPATFETLALDPEKKKEIMDDLMAFSKGEQFYARIGRAWKRGYLLYGPPGTGKSTMIAAMANLLNYDVYDLELTGVKSNTELKKLLMEISSKSIIVIEDIDCSLDLTAPRKKAPTDKLADGEGDDKVKKPATKSKSNETRNVTLSGLLNFIDGIWSSCGGERLIVFTTNHVEKLDPALIRKGRMDKHIELAYCSFQAFKILAKNYLGLESHPAFPKIGELLGQVNMTPADVAEHLMPKTLSEDAEFRLEDLIKALEKAKEREKVGS, encoded by the coding sequence ATGTCCATGAGAGGTCTGTTTGCTAATGTGGGATCCACGATGGCTGGTTTAATGTTTGTATATGCCATGTTTCGGCAATACTTCCCTGAGCATCTCCGGTTCTCTGTCTGGAGGCGCTATCAAAAACTGGTGAAATTCTtcaatccccaaatttcaatcaCCTTCAACCAATTCGTCGGGAAGTGGGCAACACCCAGTCAAGCTTATTGTGATATTAGGACTTACCTCGGCCAGACTTCATCCGCTCAGGCGTCTCGGCTGATAGGCAGTTTGGCCCACAACAAGACTCTCGTTCTCGGCATGAGCGATTTCGAAGAGGTGGCAGATGAGTTTCAGGGTGTCCAAGTATGGTGGCTTCTTGGAAAACATGCGCCCAATACCAACTCAATTTCAGTCTACAGCGGAACCAATCATGAGAAGAGGTACTACACTCTCACTTTCCATAAGCGGCACCGGGCTCTGATTATTGGGCCTTACTTGAATTATGTGTTAAAAGAGGGTAGAGCGCTCAACAGTAGAAACAGGAAGAAGAAGCTTTACACCAATGAGGATAATGAGTGGAACCAGGTGGTGTTCCAGCACCCTGCCACATTCGAGACGCTGGCGCTTGACCCtgagaagaagaaggaaattATGGATGATCTGATGGCATTCAGTAAGGGTGAACAGTTTTATGCCAGAATTGGGAGAGCTTGGAAGCGCGGGTATCTCCTTTACGGCCCTCCAGGGACCGGCAAGTCCACCATGATTGCGGCCATGGCTAATCTCTTGAATTATGATGTTTACGATCTTGAACTCACTGGGGTGAAGAGTAACACCGAGCTCAAGAAGCTTTTAATGGAGATATCCAGCAAGTCCATCATTGTGATTGAAGACATTGACTGTTCACTTGATCTCACCGCTCCAAGGAAGAAAGCCCCAACAGATAAGCTTGCAGACGGTGAAGGAGATGACAAAGTAAAGAAACCAGCAACAAAAAGCAAGAGTAACGAAACCAGAAACGTTACGCTATCGGGGCTTCTGAATTTTATTGACGGCATCTGGTCTTCTTGCGGGGGAGAAAGACTCATAGTCTTTACTACCAACCATGTGGAGAAGCTCGATCCGGCACTGATAAGGAAAGGAAGGATGGATAAGCATATAGAGTTGGCCTACTGCAGCTTCCAAGCATTCAAAATCCTGGCTAAGAATTACCTTGGTTTAGAATCACACCCTGCATTTCCCAAAATCGGTGAGTTGTTGGGGCAAGTCAACATGACCCCTGCGGATGTTGCTGAGCATCTAATGCCCAAGACTCTCTCCGAGGACGCTGAATTTCGTTTGGAGGATCTGATCAAAGCCCTTGAGAAAgccaaagaaagagagaaggttGGAAGTTGA
- the LOC117929602 gene encoding alpha-mannosidase 2: protein MAFSSRRGGWAHSLLPSSNSKSKLPRKARKRTFLKDFFLANFFTIGLSLSLIFLLFITFRYGVPKPLAFKSSNSRLPKLRKQGPRKPISPEVAGSGAAVDITTKDLYDKIEFLDKDGGPWKQGWVVNYKGNEWDSEKLKIFVVPHSHNDPGWKLTVEEYYDRQSRHILDTIVETLSKDARRKFIWEEMSYLERWWRDASDTRKEAFTNLVKNGQLEIVGGGWVMNDEANSHYFAIIEQITEGNMWLKDTIGVVPKNSWAIDPFGYSPTMAYLLRRMGFENMLIQRTHYELKKELSWHKNLEYIWRQSWDAEESTDIFVHMMPFYSYDVPHTCGPEPAICCQFDFARMRGFMYELCPWGQHPVETNQENVQERALKLLDQYKKKSTLYRTNTLLVPLGDDFRYISIDEAEAQFRNYQLLFDYINSNPSLNAEAKFGTLEDYFHTLREEADRINYSRPGEIGSGQVGGFPSLSGDFFTYADRQHDYWSGYYVSRPFFKAVDRVLEQTLRATEMLIALLLGHCHRAQCERLPTGFAYKLTAARRNLALFQHHDGVTGTAKDHVVEDYGTRMHTSLQDLQIFMSKAIEVLLGIRHEKSDQTTAQFEPAQLRSKYDIQPTHRAISPPEGSAQSVVFFNPLEQTRNEVVMVVVNRPDVTVLASNWTCVKSQVSPEWQHDKSKIFTGRHRVHWKASVPAMGLETYYIAVGYVGCEKAKQAKLKFATKSNHLPCPAPYACSKLEGDTAEIQNRHQTLTFDVKLGLLQKISHKDGSQSVVGEDISMYSSWGSGAYLFKPTGDAQPIIKSGGQLVISDGPLMQEVFSYPKTTVEKTPISHSTRIYNGEKNSIQEFVVEKEYHVELIGQDFNDKELIVRYKTDIDNKRIFYSDLNGFQMSRRETYDKIPLQGNYYPMPSLAFMQGSNGQRFSVHTRQSLGAASLKNGWLEIMLDRRLLRDDERGLGQGVMDNRPMNVVFHILVESNISSTSNPVSNPLPLDPSLLSHSVGAHLNYPLHAFIAKKPQETAVQQPSRSFSPLTASLPCDLHVVTFKVPRPSKYPLQPPEDPRFILMLQRRKWDSSYCRKGRSQCTRIADEPVNLFSMFKGLTVLNARATSLNLLHEDTEMLGYSEKVGEAAQEGPVLISPMEIQAYKLELRP from the exons ATGGCGTTCTCTTCTCGGCGTGGAGGATGGGCTCACTCTTTGCTTCCCTCTTCCAATTCCAAATCCAAGCTACCCagaaaggctcgcaagaggacCTTCCTCAAGGACTTCTTCTTGGCCAACTTTTTCACAATCGGCCTCTCGCTCTCCCTCATCTTCCTCCTCTTTATCACCTTCCGATACGGGGTCCCCAAGCCCCTGgccttcaaatcaagcaactctCGCCTGCCCAAGCTCAGAAAACAGGGTCCCAGGAAGCCCATTTCGCCGGAGGTCGCGGGTTCGGGGGCTGCGGTTGATATCACCACCAAGGATTTGTATGATAAGATCGAGTTCTTGGATAAGGATGGTGGGCCGTGGAAGCAAGGTTGGGTAGTGAATTACAAAGGGAACGAGTGGGATTCGGAGAAATTGAAGATTTTTGTAGTGCCGCATTCGCATAACGATCCGGGTTGGAAGCTCACAGTCGAAGAGTACTACGATCGGCAGTCGCGCCATATACTTGATACCATCGTCGAGACGCTTTCCAAG GATGCTCGCCGCAAGTTTATATGGGAAGAGATGTCTTATCTGGAGAGATGGTGGAGGGATGCCTCTGATACTAGAAAAGAAGCCTTCACCAATCTGGTCAAGAATGGGCAATTAGAAATTGTTGGAGGTGGATGGGTGATGAATGATGAG GCTAATTCGCATTATTTTGCCATAATTGAGCAG ATTACAGAGGGAAATATGTGGTTAAAGGACACCATTGGGGTTGTTCCTAAAAATTCTTGGGCAATAGATCCATTTGGTTACTCTCCGACCATGGCTTATCTTCTTCGTCGCATGGGCTTTGAAAACATGCTTATCCAGAGGACCCACTATGAGCTGAAGAAAGAGCTTTCTTGGCACAAGAATTTGGAGTACATATGGCGTCAGAGCTGGGATGCTGAGGAATCCACAGATATTTTTGTCCATATGATGCCCTTCTATTCATATGATGTTCCACATACTTGTGGACCCGAGCCTGCTATCTGTTGTCAGTTTGACTTTGCTCGAATGCGTGGCTTTATGTATGAACTCTGTCCATGGGGGCAACATCCAGTAGAGACCAACCAGGAAAATGTGCAAGAGAGAGCACTGAAACTACTAGATCAATATAAGAAGAAATCAACACTATACCGGACAAATACACTGCTTGTTCCTCTGGGAGATGATTTTCGTTATATCAGCATCGATGAAGCAGAAGCTCAGTTTAGGAATTACCAGctgttatttgattatattaattCTAATCCCAGTCTAAATGCAGAAGCCAAGTTTGGTACTTTGGAAGACTATTTCCATACACTACGGGAGGAGGCTGATAGAATAAATTATTCACGTCCTGGTGAGATTGGCTCTGGCCAGGTTGGAGGTTTTCCTTCACTCTCAGGTGACTTCTTTACATATGCTGATAGACAACATGACTATTGGAGTGGCTATTATGTATCAAGACCTTTCTTCAAGGCTGTTGATCGGGTGCTGGAGCAGACATTACGAGCTACAGAAATGCTGATAGCTTTATTGCTAGGACACTGCCATAGAGCTCAATGTGAAAGGTTGCCAACTGGCTTTGCCTACAAGTTGACTGCAGCAAGAAGAAACTTAGCTCTTTTCCAGCATCATGATGGGGTAACTGGCACTGCTAAGGATCATGTGGTTGAGGATTATGGAACTCGGATGCATACATCTTTGCAGGACTTGCAAATTTTCATGTCTAAAGCTATAGAAGTACTGCTTGGAATCCGTCATGAAAAATCTGATCAGACCACAGCCCAGTTTGAGCCAGCACAGCTAAGATCCAAATATGATATCCAGCCAACTCACAGAGCAATTAGCCCTCCAGAAGGAAGTGCTCAGTCTGTGGTATTTTTTAATCCATTGGAGCAAACAAGGAATGAGGTTGTGATGGTTGTGGTTAATCGGCCAGATGTAACTGTTTTGGCTTCCAACTGGACATGTGTTAAAAGCCAAGTTTCCCCTGAGTGGCAACATGATAAAAGCAAGATTTTCACTGGGAGGCATCGTGTCCATTGGAAAGCTTCTGTTCCTGCCATGGGATTGGAAACATATTACATTGCTGTCGGATATGTTGGATGTGAGAAAGCCAAACAAGCAAAACTTAAATTTGCCACAAAGTCCAATCATTTGCCTTGCCCTGCACCATATGCTTGCTCAAAGTTAGAAGGTGACACAGCAGAAATCCAAAATCGGCATCAAACACTCACCTTTGATGTTAAGCTTGGTTTGTTGCAGAAAATAAGCCACAAGGATGGTTCGCAAAGTGTTGTGGGTGAAGACATAAGCATGTATTCTAGTTGGGGAAGTGGGGCTTATCTATTCAAGCCCACTGGTGATGCTCAGCCTATTATCAAAAGTGGTGGTCAACTGGTGATTTCTGATGGCCCTCTGATGCAGGAAGTTTTTTCTTATCCAAAGACAACTGTAGAAAAGACCCCCATCTCTCACAGCACCCGCATATATAATGGAGAAAAGAATAGCATACAGGAATTTGTAGTTGAGAAGGAATATCATGTTGAGCTTATTGGTCAGGATTTCAATGACAAGGAATTGATAGTAAGATACAAGACAGACATTGATAACAAAAGGATCTTTTACTCTGATCTAAATGGCTTTCAAATGAGCAGGAGGGAAACCTATGATAAGATTCCTCTGCAGGGGAATTACTATCCAATGCCTTCTTTGGCATTCATGCAAGGATCCAATGGTCAACGGTTTTCTGTACATACCCGACAGTCCTTGGGTGCAGCAAGCCTTAAAAATGGTTGGTTGGAGATTATGCTTGACCGCCGTTTATTGAGAGATGATGAACGTGGCCTTGGGCAAGGAGTAATGGATAACCGTCCGATGAATGTAGTTTTCCACATCCTAGTGGAATCCAACATTTCCTCCACTTCAAATCCAGTTTCCAACCCTCTTCCACTAGACCCCTCTCTTCTCTCTCATAGTGTAGGTGCTCATCTGAACTATCCCTTGCACGCATTCATTGCCAAGAAACCACAGGAAACAGCGGTGCAACAGCCTTCAAGATCCTTCTCTCCTTTAACTGCTTCCTTACCATGTGACCTGCATGTTGTGACCTTCAAGGTCCCTCGGCCGTCAAAATACCCTCTGCAGCCCCCTGAAGACCCCAGATTTATTCTGATGTTGCAAAGGCGAAAGTGGGATTCTTCCTACTGTAGAAAGGGCAGGTCACAATGCACACGTATAGCCGACGAGCCTGTTaatctgttctccatgttcaAGGGGCTTACGGTGTTGAATGCCAGAGCAACTTCTCTAAACCTCTTGCATGAGGACACAGAGATGCTTGGGTACAGTGAAAAGGTTGGAGAAGCTGCTCAGGAGGGTCCAGTGCTTATCTCTCCCATGGAAATACAGGCTTACAAATTGGAACTGCGTCCCTAA